The window CGCGCAGTGGCAACAATCATGAAAGAGCAGGGCAGTGGTGTAATTTTGAATGCGTCATCGGTTGTGGGACATTATGGAAATTTTGGTCAAACAAATTATGTGGCCACCAAAGCGGGCGTAATTGGAATGACAAAAGTATGGGCTCGCGAATTGGGCAAAGATGGCATTCGAGTGAATGCTGTGGCGCCGGGATTTATTAAAACTGATATGACGGCCCAAATGCCGGAGAATATCATTAAAATGATGGGAGATAAGGTGCCGGTCAAACGGTGGGGAGAACCAGAAGATGTTGCAAATGCATATTGTTTTTTGGCCAGTGATGAAGCATCCTATATTAGTGGCACTGTATTAAATGTTGATGGTGGAGTTGTGGTCTGATGGGGAAGATTATAATTATATCGGCAACCTCTCAGAATAATTTGTCTTTGGCAAAAGATCTCAAAATTTTATTAGATGAAATGGGTGCTGAAAGTGAAATGTTGAATCTGGAAGATGTTGATCTGCCACTATATACTCCGAAAAAATCAGGCCCCACAGAAAAGATCGATGCACTATCAGAAAAATTCAAAGAATCAAATGGATTTGTATTTTGCTCCCCTGAATATAATGGCGGCGTTGCACCTATTCTTTCCAATGCGTTGTCGTGGATATCTGTAA is drawn from Candidatus Neomarinimicrobiota bacterium and contains these coding sequences:
- a CDS encoding glucose 1-dehydrogenase gives rise to the protein MNLLDGKICIITGGGRGIGKTTAIKFAEEGAKIVIAEFDEESGQSTADAVGGLFVKTNVADKGSVDALIQSTMDVYGRVDVLVNNAGILMDSTLVKMEEEQFDRVIEVNLKGVYLCSRAVATIMKEQGSGVILNASSVVGHYGNFGQTNYVATKAGVIGMTKVWARELGKDGIRVNAVAPGFIKTDMTAQMPENIIKMMGDKVPVKRWGEPEDVANAYCFLASDEASYISGTVLNVDGGVVV
- a CDS encoding NAD(P)H-dependent oxidoreductase, with amino-acid sequence MGKIIIISATSQNNLSLAKDLKILLDEMGAESEMLNLEDVDLPLYTPKKSGPTEKIDALSEKFKESNGFVFCSPEYNGGVAPILSNALSWISVTTDGWRDGFNGKFALICTHSGGPGGRFLSSFRSQLEHLGTNVLARTISVSNHKPLNADSAKRILQGLVDLV